Proteins from a genomic interval of Capsicum annuum cultivar UCD-10X-F1 chromosome 4, UCD10Xv1.1, whole genome shotgun sequence:
- the LOC107867388 gene encoding pentatricopeptide repeat-containing protein At5g18475: MNAIGHKRCSLCSSYRLFSSSVQWISALHYYQSSNSPRPDAPIEIDGTAEQVRRKRKYISHESAVSLIKREKDAKRALEIFNKVSDQKGFNHNNSTYAVLLHRLAVCKKFEKVDAVIHQMKYETCKFNEGVFTNLMKHYSKSSFHEKVVEMFDAILPIVRDKPSLNAISTCLNLLIEAKQIELAKEFLLNVQKRLDLKPNTCIFNIMVKYHCRTGDVEAAFEVVEEMRKSRVSHPNLITYSTLMDGLCRCGRLLEAIDLFEKMLAEDQIPPDALTYNILINAFCRAGKVDRARKIIEFMRKNGCQPNIVNYTALMNGFCREGRVGNAKEIFHEMKGVGLTPDVVGYTTLINSFCRAGKVDEGIELLEEMKDQGCKADDVTVKIILGGLCRASRSSEAFDMLERLPYDGVRLSKESYRIVLNFLCKEGELEKAMELLGLMLARRFVPHFAMSNELLVQLCEAGKAADAALALFGLLEMGFKPEPKTWSMLIDVICRERKLLPAFQLLDELVLQ; this comes from the coding sequence ATGAATGCTATTGGGCACAAGAGATGCAGTCTCTGCTCTTCATATAGGTTATTCTCGTCTTCAGTCCAATGGATTTCTGCTCTGCATTATTACCAGAGCAGTAATTCCCCAAGACCAGATGCTCCTATCGAGATAGATGGCACTGCAGAACAAGTGCGTAGAAAACGCAAGTATATATCTCATGAATCCGCAGTCAGTTTGATAAAACGAGAGAAGGATGCAAAACGTGCCTTGGAGATCTTTAACAAGGTTTCTGATCAGAAGGGTTTCAATCACAATAACTCCACCTATGCTGTTCTTCTCCATAGACTTGCTGTTTGCAAGAAATTCGAAAAAGTTGATGCTGTTATTCATCAGATGAAATATGAAACTTGCAAGTTTAATGAAGGTGTATTTACTAATCTCATGAAGCATTACTCCAAATCCTCTTTCCATGAAAAAGTTGTAGAGATGTTTGACGCAATCTTGCCTATTGTTCGGGATAAGCCTTCCCTCAATGCCATTAGCACATGTCTGAATCTGCTTATTGAAGCAAAGCAGATTGAACTGGCGAAGGAATTTCTCTTAAACGTGCAGAAGCGTCTAGATTTGAAGCCCAATACATGCAttttcaatatcatggtcaagTATCATTGCAGAACGGGGGATGTTGAAGCCGCATTTGAAGTAGTAGAAGAGATGAGAAAGTCCAGAGTTTCTCATCCTAACTTGATTACTTACAGCACCCTCATGGATGGCTTATGTCGATGCGGAAGGCTTCTAGAGGCTATTGACCTGTTTGAGAAGATGCTTGCTGAGGATCAGATTCCGCCAGATGCATTGACGTACAATATCTTAATAAATGCATTTTGTCGTGCAGGAAAGGTGGATAGAGCTaggaaaataatagaattcatgAGGAAAAATGGATGTCAGCCAAATATAGTTAATTACACAGCTCTGATGAATGGATTTTGTAGGGAAGGAAGAGTTGGAAATGCCAAGGAGATATTTCATGAGATGAAGGGAGTAGGCCTAACGCCTGATGTAGTAGGCTATACAACATTAATAAACTCCTTCTGTAGGGCTGGTAAAGTTGATGAAGGCATCGAGTTACTTGAAGAAATGAAGGATCAAGGGTGCAAAGCTGACGACGTGACAGTAAAAATCATACTCGGGGGATTGTGTAGAGCCTCCAGATCAAGTGAAGCTTTCGATATGCTCGAGAGGCTACCTTATGATGGTGTCCGTCTAAGTAAGGAAAGCTACAGGATCGTGTtaaatttcttgtgtaaagaAGGTGAGTTAGAAAAGGCGATGGAGTTGTTGGGTTTGATGTTGGCTAGACGATTTGTGCCCCATTTTGCTATGTCAAATGAATTGTTAGTTCAACTCTGCGAGGCTGGAAAGGCAGCTGATGCAGCTTTGGCATTGTTTGGGCTGTTAGAGATGGGGTTTAAGCCAGAGCCTAAGACATggagtatgttgattgatgtgatTTGTAGGGAGAGAAAGTTGTTGCCTGCATTTCAACTACTTGATGAGTTGGTTCTGCAATAG
- the LOC107867386 gene encoding chaperone protein DnaJ, translating to MMWDEWGNDFEEEQQHQQQQQEEEDDDSYLKFDFLSVLSKPKDYYRILEVDYDATEEVIRSNFIRLALKWHPDKQKDQDNATSKFQEINEAYQVLIDPVKRQEYDKKGMLRAYDYNIVEYLNRYKGLILTCNGLGMKHSIW from the exons atGATGTGGGATGAGTGGGGCAATGATTTTGAGGAGGAACAACAACATCAGCAGCAGCAGCAAGAAGAAGAGGATGATGATTCTTATCTTAAATTTGATTTCTTGTCTGTTTTGTCCAAGCCTAAG GATTACTATAGAATACTGGAAGTGGATTATGATGCCACGGAGGAGGTCATTCGATCCAATTTTATCCGTCTAGCTTTG AAATGGCATCCAGATAAGCAAAAAGATCAGGATAATGCTACCtcaaagtttcaagaaataaatGAGGCGTATCAAG TTTTGATTGATCCTGTGAAACGACAAGAATACGACAAGAAAGGGATGCTACGAGCCTATGATTACAACATTGTC GAATACCTTAATCGCTACAAGGGTCTTATTCTAACGTGTAATGGTCTTGGTATGAAGCACTCAATATGGTAA